From a region of the Paracoccus sp. TOH genome:
- a CDS encoding response regulator transcription factor, translated as MTDSIEPRILIVDDARDIREPLGQYLRRNGLRTRLAQDAAEARRALGAEPVHLAVLDVMMPGEDGLSLCRALVHEYRLPVILLTARSAQDHRVAGLDLGADDYVAKPFDPRELLARIHAVLRRVPPERPAPGRQRRRFSGLVHDPARAVVTLAAGRDVALTSGENRLLGLLLDHPGQVLSRMRLLDLLSGREARAYDRAVDNAVSRLRHKIEQNPRAPRLIVTEWGGGYRLAAEVDTLA; from the coding sequence ATGACCGATAGCATCGAACCGCGCATCCTGATCGTCGACGACGCGCGCGACATCCGCGAACCGCTGGGGCAATACCTGCGCCGCAACGGCTTGCGCACCCGTCTGGCCCAAGACGCCGCCGAGGCCCGCCGCGCGCTTGGCGCCGAACCCGTGCATCTGGCCGTCCTCGACGTGATGATGCCGGGCGAGGACGGGCTGAGCCTGTGCCGCGCCCTGGTCCATGAATACCGCCTGCCGGTGATCCTGCTGACCGCCCGCAGCGCGCAAGACCACCGGGTCGCGGGGCTGGATCTGGGGGCCGACGATTACGTCGCCAAGCCCTTCGACCCGCGCGAACTGCTGGCGCGGATCCATGCCGTGCTGCGCCGCGTGCCGCCGGAACGGCCAGCGCCCGGCAGACAGCGCCGCCGCTTCTCGGGGCTGGTGCATGATCCGGCGCGGGCCGTGGTCACGCTGGCTGCGGGCCGCGATGTGGCGCTGACCTCGGGCGAGAACCGGCTGCTGGGCCTGCTGCTGGACCATCCCGGGCAGGTGCTGTCGCGGATGCGGCTGCTGGACCTGCTGTCGGGGCGCGAGGCGCGGGCCTATGACCGTGCCGTCGACAATGCCGTCAGCCGACTGCGCCACAAGATCGAGCAGAACCCGCGCGCGCCGCGGCTGATCGTCACCGAATGGGGCGGCGGCTATCGGCTGGCGGCCGAAGTGGACACCCTGGCATGA
- a CDS encoding ATP-binding protein yields MRRLLPAGLAARFWLLLVAALLGANLIAALLMAREGTAFDRAIRLQGDAHRLHALVAALETADPETALMLPRNSSTGFTRFSVDPVPLGPPDATRLTLHEADMAAELLGHEIRIRESAAPTGADNRAPLMLVSVRLAQGPEAGRWLNALVYPLPAHSAWQWKQGFFAPLLASLLGTLAVGLVFVRRMTRPLRALAEAARAAGRGDHDARVAETGAGELREAAAAFNDMQRRIAGFEAERMRLLAAVGHDLRTPITGLRIRAELLDEAEQREAMIRVLDEMAVMADGLLHAASAGEEAEAPQPVDLDRLLAQLGADGGATYIGQGPLVMPLRPVAMRRAIRNLLDNARRYAGPARLHWRRGPASVLIRIEDDGPGIPEALLARVTEPFVRGEASRSLDTGGAGLGLSIARDVVRTHGGTLALTNRAEGGLRVDLTLPLREADGSPPDGARARFADWRLFRDREGGGSAQRLAGRVQPEDLFP; encoded by the coding sequence ATGAGGCGCCTGCTGCCCGCCGGGCTGGCCGCCCGCTTCTGGTTGCTGCTGGTCGCGGCGCTTCTGGGCGCGAACCTGATCGCCGCCCTGCTGATGGCGCGCGAGGGCACCGCCTTCGACCGGGCGATCCGGCTTCAGGGCGACGCGCACCGGCTGCACGCACTGGTCGCCGCGCTGGAGACGGCGGATCCGGAAACGGCGCTGATGCTGCCCCGCAACAGCAGCACCGGCTTCACCCGCTTTTCGGTCGATCCGGTGCCGCTGGGTCCGCCCGATGCCACGCGGCTGACGCTGCACGAGGCGGACATGGCCGCCGAGTTGCTGGGGCACGAGATCCGGATCCGCGAAAGCGCCGCCCCCACCGGCGCCGACAACCGCGCGCCGCTGATGCTGGTCTCGGTGCGGCTGGCGCAGGGGCCCGAGGCCGGGCGCTGGCTGAACGCGCTGGTCTATCCGCTGCCGGCGCACAGCGCCTGGCAATGGAAACAGGGCTTCTTCGCGCCGCTGCTGGCCTCGCTTCTGGGCACGCTGGCGGTGGGGCTGGTCTTCGTGCGCCGCATGACCCGGCCGCTGCGCGCCCTGGCCGAGGCGGCGCGGGCGGCGGGCCGCGGCGACCACGACGCGCGCGTGGCCGAGACCGGCGCCGGAGAGCTGCGCGAGGCCGCCGCGGCCTTCAACGACATGCAGCGCCGCATCGCCGGTTTCGAGGCCGAGCGGATGCGGCTGCTGGCCGCCGTGGGCCATGACCTGCGCACCCCGATCACCGGGCTGCGCATCCGCGCCGAACTGCTGGACGAGGCCGAGCAGCGCGAGGCGATGATCCGCGTCCTGGACGAGATGGCGGTGATGGCGGACGGGCTGCTGCACGCCGCCTCGGCGGGGGAAGAAGCCGAAGCGCCGCAGCCCGTCGATCTGGACCGGCTGCTGGCCCAGCTCGGTGCCGATGGCGGCGCGACCTATATCGGCCAGGGACCGCTGGTCATGCCGCTGCGGCCGGTGGCGATGCGACGCGCGATCCGCAACCTGCTGGACAATGCCCGGCGCTATGCCGGGCCGGCGCGGCTGCATTGGCGGCGCGGTCCGGCATCGGTGCTGATCCGGATCGAGGACGACGGTCCCGGCATCCCCGAAGCGCTGCTGGCCCGCGTGACCGAACCCTTCGTGCGCGGCGAGGCCAGCCGCAGCCTGGATACAGGCGGCGCGGGTCTGGGGCTTTCCATCGCCCGGGACGTGGTGCGCACCCATGGCGGCACGCTGGCGCTGACCAATCGGGCCGAGGGTGGGTTGCGCGTGGACCTGACGCTGCCGCTGCGCGAGGCGGACGGATCGCCGCCGGACGGCGCACGGGCACGGTTCGCGGATTGGCGGCTGTTCAGGGACCGCGAAGGCGGCGGATCAGCGCAGCGCCTTGCAGGGCGGGTCCAGCCGGAAGATCTTTTCCCGTGA
- a CDS encoding S8 family serine peptidase, which yields MSAKTRKYVIVPEDNVFNEGMETSSFRLFRTMHRRLFGRKARAGIASSMPKGAEHGDCSPTRPPLRILETEVGRIRLIDSIGEDEASLVRMTPEQAFVLQRAYPGLRIRPELRLYPLRFGQVNIIRQQAKPAAFRSAKALALRCVDAETGRPVADAHVVIVLNRRRGFGISEVRTDDQGWFRTALPAGQTSIDAIICAPLAGYWPGGLEEVPVAPEGETEVTLAVPPIAEDFPDALARMVKPAGKGDGKGVKLAVIDTGIDPAPGLNVVKGLNTTGTEPADEWFDNGAGHGTHVAGIVARIAPAVELHAYRVFEKGDGGASEFAIARAIRQAVEDGCDIINMSLGQSSEPIAISREVRRARALGVVCVAATGNDGMAPVSYPARSAAVLGVSAGGVLGSWPEGAITGRNVAEKPKPVGDRFFARFSNIGPEVDFIGPGVGIISWVDAKSKGVMDGTSMACPAIAGLMARLLSQNPEVMSAERNQQRSDDIVRMANGHAAPIGFGKEYEGAGLIE from the coding sequence ATGTCCGCGAAGACCCGAAAATATGTCATCGTGCCCGAGGACAATGTCTTCAACGAGGGGATGGAGACCAGCAGCTTCCGGCTGTTCCGCACCATGCACCGGCGGCTGTTCGGCAGGAAGGCGCGGGCGGGCATCGCCAGCAGCATGCCCAAGGGCGCCGAGCATGGCGATTGCTCGCCCACCCGGCCGCCGCTGCGCATCCTGGAAACCGAGGTCGGCCGCATCAGGCTGATCGATTCCATCGGCGAGGACGAGGCCTCGCTGGTCCGCATGACGCCCGAGCAGGCCTTCGTGCTGCAGCGCGCCTATCCCGGCCTGCGCATCCGGCCCGAGCTGCGGCTCTATCCGCTGCGTTTCGGACAGGTGAACATCATCCGCCAGCAGGCCAAGCCCGCCGCCTTCCGCTCGGCCAAGGCGCTGGCCCTGCGCTGCGTCGATGCCGAAACCGGCCGGCCGGTGGCCGATGCGCATGTCGTCATCGTGCTGAACCGGCGGCGGGGCTTCGGCATATCCGAGGTCAGGACCGACGACCAGGGCTGGTTCCGCACCGCGCTGCCGGCCGGGCAGACCAGCATCGACGCCATCATCTGCGCGCCGCTTGCGGGCTATTGGCCCGGCGGGCTGGAGGAGGTGCCGGTCGCGCCCGAGGGCGAGACCGAGGTGACCCTGGCCGTGCCGCCCATCGCCGAGGATTTCCCCGATGCGCTGGCCCGGATGGTGAAGCCGGCCGGCAAGGGCGACGGCAAGGGCGTCAAGCTGGCGGTGATCGACACCGGCATCGACCCGGCGCCGGGCCTGAACGTGGTCAAGGGCCTGAACACCACCGGCACCGAGCCCGCCGACGAATGGTTCGACAATGGCGCCGGCCACGGCACCCATGTCGCCGGCATCGTCGCCCGCATCGCCCCGGCGGTGGAGCTGCACGCCTATCGCGTCTTCGAGAAGGGCGACGGCGGCGCCAGCGAATTCGCCATCGCCCGCGCCATCCGCCAGGCGGTCGAGGACGGTTGCGACATCATCAACATGAGCCTCGGCCAGTCCTCGGAACCGATCGCGATCTCGCGCGAGGTGCGGCGCGCGCGGGCGCTCGGCGTGGTCTGCGTGGCGGCGACCGGCAATGACGGCATGGCGCCGGTTTCCTATCCGGCGCGCTCGGCGGCCGTTCTGGGGGTTTCGGCGGGCGGCGTGCTGGGCAGTTGGCCCGAGGGGGCGATCACCGGGCGCAATGTCGCCGAGAAACCCAAGCCGGTCGGAGACCGCTTCTTTGCCCGATTCAGCAATATCGGTCCCGAGGTGGACTTTATCGGACCGGGCGTTGGTATTATATCTTGGGTCGATGCGAAGTCCAAAGGGGTGATGGACGGCACCTCGATGGCCTGCCCTGCAATCGCCGGGCTGATGGCCAGGCTGCTGTCGCAAAACCCGGAAGTCATGTCGGCCGAACGCAACCAGCAACGTTCGGACGACATTGTCAGGATGGCGAACGGCCACGCAGCGCCGATCGGTTTCGGCAAGGAATATGAAGGCGCTGGACTGATCGAATAG
- a CDS encoding NADPH-dependent FMN reductase: MTKTILGLSGSLRRASFNAGLLRAAADVAPEGARIQIGSIREVPLYDADLEDASGLPAAVRTLQAQLAEADGLLLVTPEYNNGVPGVFKNAIDWMSRGDGLAMFVGKPVAVIGASPGGFGTILAQSHWLPVLRTLKAELWAEGRLMVSRAGSVFDDQGNLTDAKTRETLRNFLGGFAASLRGA; the protein is encoded by the coding sequence ATGACCAAGACGATTCTGGGCCTCAGCGGCAGCCTGCGCCGCGCCTCGTTCAACGCCGGCCTGTTGCGCGCCGCCGCCGATGTCGCGCCCGAGGGCGCGCGGATCCAGATCGGCTCGATCCGCGAGGTGCCGCTTTACGACGCCGATCTCGAGGACGCCTCGGGCCTGCCCGCCGCCGTCCGCACCCTGCAGGCGCAGCTGGCAGAGGCGGACGGGCTGCTGCTGGTGACGCCGGAATACAACAACGGCGTCCCCGGCGTGTTCAAGAACGCCATCGACTGGATGTCGCGCGGCGACGGCCTGGCCATGTTCGTCGGCAAGCCGGTGGCGGTGATCGGCGCCTCGCCCGGCGGCTTCGGCACCATCCTGGCGCAAAGCCACTGGCTGCCGGTGCTGCGCACGCTGAAGGCCGAACTGTGGGCCGAGGGCCGGCTGATGGTGTCGCGCGCCGGATCGGTCTTCGACGACCAGGGTAATCTGACCGACGCCAAGACCCGCGAGACCCTGCGCAATTTCCTTGGGGGGTTCGCAGCCAGCCTGCGGGGGGCCTAG
- a CDS encoding GNAT family N-acetyltransferase, whose product MSEIAVAREGNRYVARITGIDAEGEITFTRRGPAVISADHTGVPEAMAGRGVARALLDFMLRDARQNGFRIVPLCPYVRGQYARHPEWADLFTLAPGENP is encoded by the coding sequence ATGTCCGAAATCGCCGTCGCCAGGGAAGGCAACCGCTATGTCGCCCGCATTACCGGCATCGACGCCGAGGGCGAGATCACTTTCACCCGGCGCGGTCCCGCGGTCATCAGCGCCGATCATACCGGCGTGCCCGAGGCCATGGCCGGGCGCGGCGTGGCGCGGGCGCTGCTGGATTTCATGTTGCGGGATGCACGGCAGAACGGCTTCCGCATCGTCCCGCTTTGCCCCTATGTGCGGGGGCAATATGCCCGCCACCCGGAATGGGCCGACCTGTTCACCCTGGCGCCGGGCGAGAATCCCTAG
- a CDS encoding DMT family transporter yields the protein MSAAAATRPLLAAGWMMGAVASFTLMAIAGRKVSHELDTFEILAWRSLIGVAILAAALSLRGGWAVVTLQRPGLQLARNGAHFIAQNLWFHALFTIPLAQVFALEFTAPLWVLLLSPLLLAERLTMVRAFSALLGFLGILLVAQPGAAGLSPGLISAALAAIGFALTYICTKKLTAVVDPLCILWWMSVSQALMGLGCAGFDGRIALPSAAAAPWVALLGTTGLAAHFCIVNALRVAPATLVMPFDFLRLPVIAVVGLVLYDEPIGLAVVAGAALILVGNYINIRAPAPAQRAGS from the coding sequence ATGAGCGCCGCAGCCGCGACCCGGCCCCTTCTGGCCGCCGGCTGGATGATGGGGGCGGTCGCGTCCTTCACCCTCATGGCCATCGCCGGGCGCAAAGTCTCGCACGAGCTCGACACCTTCGAGATCCTGGCCTGGCGCTCGCTGATCGGCGTGGCGATCCTGGCGGCGGCGCTGTCGCTGCGCGGCGGCTGGGCGGTGGTCACGCTGCAGCGCCCGGGGCTGCAACTTGCCCGCAACGGCGCGCATTTCATCGCCCAGAACCTGTGGTTCCATGCGCTGTTCACCATTCCGCTGGCCCAGGTCTTCGCGCTGGAGTTCACCGCGCCGCTCTGGGTGCTGCTGCTGTCGCCGCTGCTGCTGGCCGAGCGGCTGACCATGGTGCGGGCCTTTTCGGCGCTGCTGGGTTTCCTGGGCATCCTGCTGGTCGCGCAGCCCGGCGCGGCGGGCCTGTCGCCCGGGCTGATCTCGGCGGCGCTGGCGGCGATCGGCTTTGCGCTGACCTATATCTGCACCAAGAAGCTGACGGCGGTGGTCGATCCCCTCTGCATCCTGTGGTGGATGTCGGTCAGCCAGGCGCTGATGGGCCTTGGCTGCGCGGGTTTCGACGGGCGGATCGCCCTGCCCTCGGCCGCGGCGGCGCCCTGGGTGGCGCTGCTGGGCACCACCGGGCTGGCGGCGCATTTCTGCATCGTCAACGCGCTGCGCGTCGCGCCGGCAACGCTGGTCATGCCCTTCGACTTCCTGCGCCTGCCGGTCATCGCCGTCGTCGGGCTGGTGCTTTACGACGAACCCATCGGCCTGGCGGTGGTCGCCGGCGCGGCGCTGATCCTGGTCGGCAACTACATCAACATCCGCGCCCCGGCGCCCGCGCAAAGGGCCGGATCATGA
- a CDS encoding YbaK/EbsC family protein: protein MSTGTPATQFLRRAGVAFRPVEYRYDPGSERVALQAAEAVGLPPGQLLKTLMIEVDGRPACAVVPGDRSLSMKRVAAAFGGKAAAMMPADKAERLTGFRTGGISPFGQRRPVPTLFEAGAMDCAEVAINGGKRGLLLLLAPGDALAALGAQAAPLCA from the coding sequence ATGAGCACCGGCACCCCTGCCACCCAGTTCCTGCGCCGCGCCGGCGTGGCCTTCCGCCCGGTCGAATACCGCTATGATCCGGGGTCCGAGCGCGTGGCCCTGCAGGCGGCCGAGGCCGTCGGCCTGCCGCCCGGCCAGCTTCTGAAAACGCTGATGATCGAGGTGGACGGCCGCCCGGCCTGCGCGGTGGTGCCGGGCGACCGCAGCCTGTCGATGAAGCGCGTGGCCGCGGCATTCGGCGGCAAGGCAGCGGCGATGATGCCCGCCGACAAGGCCGAACGCCTGACCGGCTTTCGCACCGGCGGCATCAGTCCTTTCGGCCAGCGCCGCCCGGTGCCGACCCTGTTCGAGGCCGGGGCGATGGATTGCGCCGAGGTGGCGATCAACGGCGGCAAGCGCGGGCTGTTGCTGCTGCTGGCGCCAGGGGACGCGCTGGCGGCGCTTGGCGCGCAGGCCGCGCCGCTCTGCGCCTGA
- a CDS encoding aldolase, whose protein sequence is MTGEARLRERICDLARSMFERGLTHGSTGNISARTPDGGLLVSPTGTSFGRLDPARLARFDAQGRQIDGDRPTKEMPLHAAFYETRSRTAAVVHLHSCHSVALSTLPDADAEDFLPPLTPYAFMQLGRVRLLPYFRPGDPAIGDAVRGLAGKRSAVMLANHGPVVAGLDLEGACNAVEELEATARLALLLRGATPNRLTPAQVAELVRLHDIAWEG, encoded by the coding sequence ATGACCGGGGAAGCCCGGCTGCGCGAGCGGATCTGCGATCTGGCGCGCTCGATGTTCGAACGCGGGCTGACGCATGGCTCGACCGGCAATATCTCGGCGCGGACGCCGGATGGCGGGCTGCTGGTCAGCCCGACCGGCACCAGCTTCGGCCGGCTCGACCCGGCGCGGTTGGCCCGCTTCGACGCGCAGGGCCGGCAGATAGACGGCGACAGGCCCACCAAGGAAATGCCGCTGCACGCCGCCTTCTACGAGACGCGGAGCCGGACGGCGGCGGTGGTGCATCTGCATTCCTGCCACTCGGTGGCGCTCTCGACCCTGCCGGATGCCGATGCCGAGGATTTTCTGCCGCCGCTGACGCCCTATGCCTTCATGCAGCTGGGCCGGGTGCGGCTGCTGCCCTATTTCCGGCCCGGCGACCCGGCCATCGGCGATGCGGTGCGGGGGCTGGCGGGGAAACGCTCGGCGGTGATGCTGGCCAATCACGGCCCGGTGGTGGCGGGCCTGGATCTGGAAGGCGCCTGCAACGCCGTCGAGGAGCTGGAGGCGACGGCGCGGCTGGCGCTGCTGCTGCGCGGCGCCACCCCCAACCGGCTGACGCCGGCGCAGGTCGCCGAACTGGTGCGGCTGCATGACATCGCCTGGGAGGGGTGA
- the otnK gene encoding 3-oxo-tetronate kinase has protein sequence MLLGCIGDDFTGSSDLGNTLVKGGMRVVQYCGIPDAPADPAVEAGIVALKTRSVAPEEAVAQSLRALDWLRAQGCRQILFKYCSTFDSTPRGNIGPVAEALADALGAGAVIFCPAFPATGRTVYQGHLFVGDRLLSESGMEAHPLTPMTDPDLRRCLAAQSRRGIGHVPAATVWAGAPAIRARLAEEARAGRPFAIADAIRDEDLVALGMAAEDMPLITGGSGIALGLPANFRRRGLLAGQPAGWRGQAGRAAVLSGSCSRATRGQVAQHVARGEPRLEIDPEAVIAGQVTPRAAADWALAQPGLPLVYSSADPQAVRAVQDRHGSDLVAHRLEAFFAETARLLVAGGVTRLITAGGETSGAVVEGLAPGALEIGPEIAPGVPAMRAGDRLVLALKSGNFGGPDFFAAAAAVLAGETVAA, from the coding sequence ATGCTGCTGGGCTGTATCGGGGACGATTTCACCGGCTCCTCGGATCTGGGCAATACGCTGGTCAAGGGCGGGATGCGGGTGGTGCAATATTGCGGCATCCCTGACGCCCCCGCCGATCCCGCGGTGGAGGCCGGGATCGTCGCGCTCAAGACCCGTTCGGTCGCGCCCGAGGAGGCCGTCGCGCAATCGCTGCGGGCGCTGGACTGGCTCAGGGCGCAGGGTTGCCGGCAGATCCTGTTCAAATATTGCTCGACTTTCGATTCCACGCCGCGGGGCAATATCGGCCCGGTGGCCGAGGCGCTGGCCGACGCCCTGGGGGCCGGGGCGGTGATCTTCTGCCCGGCCTTTCCCGCGACGGGCCGCACGGTCTATCAGGGCCATCTGTTCGTCGGCGACCGGCTGCTCAGCGAAAGCGGCATGGAGGCGCATCCGCTGACCCCGATGACCGATCCCGACCTGCGCCGCTGCCTGGCCGCGCAAAGCCGGCGCGGCATCGGCCACGTCCCGGCCGCGACGGTCTGGGCCGGCGCGCCGGCGATCCGCGCCCGGCTGGCCGAGGAGGCGCGCGCCGGCCGCCCCTTCGCCATCGCCGATGCGATCCGCGACGAGGATCTGGTGGCGCTGGGAATGGCGGCCGAGGACATGCCGCTGATCACCGGCGGCTCGGGCATCGCGCTGGGTCTGCCGGCGAATTTCCGGCGCCGGGGCCTGCTGGCAGGCCAGCCGGCGGGTTGGCGCGGTCAGGCGGGCCGGGCGGCGGTGCTCTCGGGTTCCTGCTCGCGCGCCACGCGGGGACAGGTGGCCCAGCATGTCGCGCGCGGCGAGCCGAGGCTGGAGATCGACCCCGAGGCGGTGATCGCCGGCCAGGTGACGCCGCGCGCCGCCGCCGACTGGGCCTTGGCCCAGCCCGGCCTGCCGCTGGTCTATTCCTCGGCCGACCCGCAGGCGGTGCGGGCGGTTCAGGACCGGCATGGCAGCGATCTGGTCGCCCATCGGCTGGAAGCCTTTTTCGCCGAGACGGCGCGGCTCTTGGTCGCGGGCGGCGTGACGCGGCTGATCACCGCCGGCGGCGAGACCTCGGGCGCGGTGGTCGAGGGGCTGGCCCCCGGCGCGTTGGAGATCGGCCCCGAGATCGCGCCGGGCGTTCCCGCCATGCGCGCCGGAGACAGGCTGGTGCTGGCGCTGAAATCGGGCAATTTCGGCGGCCCCGACTTCTTCGCCGCCGCCGCCGCGGTGCTGGCCGGCGAGACGGTGGCGGCATGA
- a CDS encoding SAF domain-containing protein yields MNHLRHFAGRETREVECAIIGSGGFGRSFLSQARHVRGLRCRVAFDRDTAIAAAALASVGHDRADIAACTDAAAIRAAWAAGKPIAAADPALLAELPVEVVLEATGNPEAGARHARLAIEADKHVVMVTKETDSVVGPILARMASARGRVVSPVDGDQPSLLIGLASWAEVVGLELVAAGKSSEYDFVYDPGSDTITSNGVTVAAPGFGAWIQAGDRPWPAVAEARAALAAALPQRAVPDLCEMTVVANALGLRPDRADLHAPIARITEVADVMAPRADGGLLGTVPALDVFHCLRLPGEPSFAGGVFVTVACKDDESWDMLRDKGHVVARNGRTAMIGLPRHLLGLEAATTVFEAALLGQSSGAARPRPVIDLTAHADRDLPAGTLLLAEGHHHTIAHVSSRMTPAAVLADATPIPYYLAAGRRLVRDVRAGAPITCADVERDEDSELWRLRQAQDAVAPGDWM; encoded by the coding sequence ATGAACCATCTGCGTCATTTCGCCGGGCGCGAGACCCGCGAGGTCGAATGCGCCATCATCGGCAGCGGCGGCTTCGGCCGCAGCTTCCTGTCGCAGGCGCGGCATGTGCGGGGGCTGCGCTGCCGGGTAGCCTTCGACCGCGACACCGCCATCGCCGCCGCGGCGCTGGCCTCGGTCGGCCATGACCGGGCCGACATCGCGGCATGCACCGACGCCGCCGCGATCCGCGCCGCCTGGGCGGCGGGCAAACCCATCGCCGCCGCCGATCCGGCGCTGCTCGCCGAACTGCCGGTCGAGGTGGTGCTGGAGGCGACCGGCAACCCCGAGGCCGGCGCCCGCCACGCCCGGCTGGCGATCGAGGCCGACAAGCATGTGGTCATGGTCACCAAGGAGACCGACAGCGTCGTCGGCCCGATCCTGGCCCGCATGGCGTCGGCGCGCGGCCGGGTGGTCTCGCCGGTCGACGGCGACCAGCCCAGCCTGCTGATCGGCTTGGCGAGCTGGGCCGAGGTGGTCGGCCTGGAGCTGGTGGCCGCCGGCAAGTCCAGCGAATACGACTTCGTCTATGATCCGGGCTCCGACACCATCACCAGCAACGGCGTCACCGTCGCCGCGCCCGGCTTCGGCGCCTGGATCCAGGCCGGCGACCGGCCCTGGCCCGCGGTCGCAGAAGCCCGCGCCGCGCTGGCCGCAGCCTTGCCGCAGCGCGCGGTTCCGGACCTGTGCGAGATGACCGTGGTGGCCAACGCGCTTGGCCTGCGGCCCGACCGGGCCGACCTGCACGCGCCCATTGCCCGCATCACCGAGGTCGCCGATGTCATGGCCCCGCGCGCCGATGGCGGGCTGCTGGGCACGGTCCCGGCGCTTGACGTGTTCCACTGCCTGCGCCTGCCGGGAGAGCCGAGCTTTGCCGGCGGGGTCTTCGTCACCGTCGCCTGCAAGGACGACGAAAGCTGGGACATGCTGCGCGACAAGGGGCATGTCGTGGCCCGGAACGGCCGCACGGCGATGATCGGCCTGCCGCGCCACCTGCTGGGGTTGGAAGCGGCCACCACCGTCTTCGAGGCGGCGCTGCTGGGCCAGTCCTCGGGTGCGGCGCGGCCGCGGCCGGTCATCGACCTGACCGCCCATGCCGATCGCGACCTGCCGGCCGGCACGCTGTTGCTGGCCGAGGGGCATCATCACACCATCGCCCATGTCTCGTCGCGCATGACGCCGGCCGCCGTGCTGGCGGATGCGACGCCGATCCCCTACTATCTGGCCGCCGGGCGGCGGCTGGTGCGGGATGTCCGGGCCGGTGCGCCGATCACCTGCGCCGATGTCGAGCGCGACGAGGATTCGGAGCTTTGGCGGCTGCGGCAGGCGCAGGACGCCGTCGCGCCCGGCGACTGGATGTAA
- a CDS encoding tripartite tricarboxylate transporter permease — protein sequence MGNFDLLIHGFGIAITPMHLALMVVGVLLGLIVGVLPGLGAPNGVSLLIPLTFTLDPTSAIILLSSMYWGALFGGSTTSILFNIPGEPSSVATTFDGYPMAKSGQSTRALTLAFMSAGIGALLGVIVITLLAGWASNFALRFGAPEYFAVYFLAFAAFIGMGSAAPVKTVVSLATGLLLASVGMDNVTGEVRLTFGFSDLLGGISFLVVVIGLFGIGELLATVQEGLSFRGVSSRIDLRDVLRTIAELPRYWATSVRSGLVGIWMGITPGGPTAASFMSYGIARQSSRKGKPFGTGRPEGIIAPETADHSAGTCAMLPMLALGVPSSATAAVMMGGLMIWGLTPGPMLFATKPDFVWGLIASMYISNVVGVILVLLTVPMFAALLRIPFAIIGPMIVAICFVGGYTVSSATFDLWLVLVFGLVGYLFTRLDYPLAPLVLSMVLGHKAENAFHQSMILSDGSLSVFFSNPLVGSIMTLALVLLILPKLLHLGGRLRRRQPVE from the coding sequence ATGGGAAATTTCGATCTGCTGATCCACGGCTTCGGCATCGCCATCACGCCGATGCATCTGGCGCTGATGGTCGTGGGGGTGCTGCTGGGCCTGATCGTCGGCGTGCTGCCGGGGCTCGGCGCCCCGAACGGGGTGTCGCTGCTGATCCCGCTGACCTTCACGCTTGACCCGACCTCGGCCATCATCCTTTTGTCCTCGATGTATTGGGGGGCGCTGTTCGGGGGTTCGACCACCTCGATCCTGTTCAACATCCCGGGCGAGCCGAGTTCGGTGGCCACCACCTTCGACGGCTATCCGATGGCCAAGTCCGGCCAGTCGACGCGGGCGCTGACGCTCGCCTTCATGTCGGCGGGGATCGGCGCGCTGCTGGGGGTCATCGTCATCACCCTGCTGGCCGGCTGGGCCTCGAACTTCGCGCTGCGCTTCGGCGCGCCGGAATATTTCGCCGTGTATTTCCTGGCCTTCGCCGCCTTCATCGGCATGGGCAGCGCCGCGCCGGTCAAGACCGTGGTGTCGCTGGCCACCGGGCTGCTGCTGGCTTCGGTCGGCATGGACAACGTCACCGGCGAGGTGCGGCTGACCTTCGGGTTTTCCGACCTTCTGGGCGGCATCAGCTTCCTGGTGGTGGTGATCGGCCTGTTCGGCATCGGCGAGCTGCTGGCCACCGTGCAGGAGGGCCTGTCCTTCCGCGGCGTCTCGTCCCGCATCGACCTGCGCGACGTGCTGCGCACCATCGCCGAGCTGCCGCGCTACTGGGCGACCTCGGTGCGTTCGGGGCTGGTCGGCATCTGGATGGGCATCACGCCGGGCGGCCCCACCGCCGCCTCGTTCATGAGCTACGGCATCGCCCGGCAGTCCTCGCGCAAGGGCAAACCCTTCGGCACCGGCCGCCCCGAGGGCATCATCGCCCCCGAGACCGCCGACCACAGCGCCGGCACCTGCGCCATGCTGCCGATGCTGGCGCTTGGCGTGCCGTCCTCGGCCACGGCGGCGGTGATGATGGGCGGGCTGATGATCTGGGGGCTGACCCCGGGGCCGATGCTGTTCGCGACCAAGCCGGATTTCGTCTGGGGCCTGATCGCCAGCATGTATATCTCGAACGTGGTGGGGGTGATCCTGGTGCTGCTGACGGTGCCGATGTTCGCCGCGCTGCTGCGCATCCCCTTTGCCATCATCGGCCCGATGATCGTCGCGATCTGCTTCGTCGGCGGCTATACCGTCTCAAGCGCCACCTTCGACCTGTGGCTGGTGCTGGTCTTCGGCCTGGTGGGCTATCTGTTCACGCGGCTGGACTATCCGCTGGCGCCTCTGGTGCTGTCGATGGTGCTGGGCCACAAGGCCGAGAACGCCTTCCACCAGTCGATGATCCTGTCGGACGGCTCGCTGTCGGTGTTCTTCTCGAACCCGCTGGTCGGCTCGATCATGACGCTGGCGCTGGTGCTGCTGATCCTGCCGAAGCTCTTGCATCTGGGTGGGCGGCTGCGGCGCCGCCAGCCGGTCGAATAA